A window of Chryseobacterium aquaeductus genomic DNA:
CCTGCGACACATGGAATTTTCCAGAATGTGTTGACGATGGACGGAGAAAGAATTCTTCACGCCGAGCAAACGGTTGGTTATATTCACAGAGCATTTGAGAAAATTTCTGAAAGAAGAAACTATTCTCAGATTACTACCCTTACTGACCGTATGAACTACTGTTCGGCCCCTATCAATAACTTAGGATGGCACATGACGGTTGAAAAACTTATCGGTATTAAAGTTCCGAAGCGTGTAGATTATATGCGTGTTATTTTAATGGAACTGGCAAGAATCGGTGACCACTTGATCTGCAACGGGGTAACCGGAATGGATGCAGGTGCAATTACAGGATTGACTTATATGTTTATCGAAAGAGAGCGTATTTACGATATGTACGAGCAGATTTGTGGTGCAAGAATGACGACAAATATGGGAAGAATCGGAGGTTTTGAAAGAGATTTCACTCCAAAATTCCATGAGTTACTGAAAGATTTCTTAAAAACTTTCCCGGCAAGATTTGCAGAATTTGGCCAATTACTGGAAAGAAACAGAATCTTTATGGACAGAACCATTGGTGCAGGAGCAATTTCTGCTGAAAGAGCTTTAAGCTATGGTTTTACAGGTCCAAATTTACGTGCAGCAGGTGTAGATTATGATGTGAGAGTTGCTGAACCATATTCATCTTACGAAGATTTCGACTTCATCATTCCTGTAGGAACTGCAGGTGATACTTACGACAGATTTATGGTTCGTCAACAAGAGATTTGGGAATCATTAAAAATTATCAACCAAGCTTACGATAACCTTCCTGAAGGACCTTTCCACGCAGACGTTCCTGATTTCTATCTTCCAGAAAAGGCAGATGTTTATCAGAAAATGGAAGCTTTAATTTACCATTTCAAAATTGTAATGGGAGAAACTGATGTTCCAAAAGGAGAAGTTTACCATGCAGTAGAAGGCGGAAACGGAGAGTTAGGATTCTATTTGGTAAGTGATGGCGGAAGAACACCTTACAGATTGCACTTCAGAAGACCTTGTTTCATTTATTATCAGGCTTATCCTGAGATGATTACAGGTTCAGTAATTTCTGATGCGATCGTTACGATGTGTAGTATGAATATTATTGCGGGAGAATTAGACGCATAAAAAGAAATTATAGATTTTGGATTATAAATTTTAGATTAATCCAAACTAAACATAAAAATTGAAATTTTTTAGAATTTAAAATCTAAAATTCAAAATTTAAAATTTAAAAAAAGTGAGCGAAACAATAGCTTTTAAACCGGAAAGTTTACAGCAGGTACATAAAATTATCGCTAGATATCCTGAAGGAAAACAAAAATCGGCTCTTCTTCCTGTGTTGCATATTGCACAAAAAGAATTCGGAGGTTGGTTAGACGTTCCTGTGATGGATTATGTTGCTGAATTATTAAGTATTAAACCAATTGAAGTATATGAAGTGGCAACTTTCTATACAATGTTTAATATGAAGCCTGTAGGTAAATATGTTTTGGAAGTATGCAGAACCGGACCATGTATGGTAAGTGGAAGCGAAAAAATATTAGATCACATCAGAACAAAACTGAACATCAAGGATGGTGAAACTACCGCAGACGGAATGTTTACATTAAAGCCAGCCGAATGTCTTGGTGCATGCGGATATGCTCCAATGTTACAGTTAGGAAAGTTCTATCACGAAAATTTAACTATAGAAAAAGTAGACGAAATCCTTGATCTTTGCAGAGAAGGACAAGTTGATTTGGGCTAACATAAATTTAAACAAAAATAGCATTAAACTGTAAGCCATAAGCCAGCAGCTAAATGCTAAAAGCATAATATAAAATGAGTAAAAAACTTTTACTTAAAGACGCACATATAGAAGGTATTCGCTATCTGGAAACCTACCGAAAACAGGGAGGTTACACAGCAGCAGAAAAAGCCTTGAAAATGACACCCGATGAAATTCTTGAAGAGGTAAAAACTTCAGGTCTTCGTGGTCGTGGTGGTGCAGGTTTCCCAACAGGAATGAAGTGGAGCTTTCTGGCAAAACCGGAAGGTGTACCAAGACACTTGGTAGTCAATGCAGATGAATCTGAACCGGGAACTTTCAAAGATAGATATCTGATGGAATTTCTTCCTCATCTTTTGATTGAGGGAATGCTGATTTCTTCGTATTGTTTAGGTTCAAATGTTTCTTATATCTACATCCGTGGAGAGTATTCATGGATTCCTGATATTTTGGAAGAAGCGATTGATGAAGCTAAAGCTGCAGGATTTTTAGGAAAAAACATTTTGGGAACAGGTTTCGATTGTGAAATTTATGTTCAAAGAGGTGGCGGAGCTTATATCTGTGGTGAAGAAACTGCATTGCTAGAATCTTTGGAAGGAAAAAGAGGAAACCCAAGATTAAAACCACCTTTCCCTGCTGTAAAAGGACTTTGGGAAAGACCAACCGTTGTAAATAACGTTGAATCTATCGCCGCAATTGTTCCTATCATCGATATTACAGGAGCGGAGTATGCAAAAATCGGTATTGGAAGATCTACTGGTACAAAACTAATTTCTGCATGCGGAAATATCAATAAGCCAGGA
This region includes:
- the nuoF gene encoding NADH-quinone oxidoreductase subunit NuoF; amino-acid sequence: MSKKLLLKDAHIEGIRYLETYRKQGGYTAAEKALKMTPDEILEEVKTSGLRGRGGAGFPTGMKWSFLAKPEGVPRHLVVNADESEPGTFKDRYLMEFLPHLLIEGMLISSYCLGSNVSYIYIRGEYSWIPDILEEAIDEAKAAGFLGKNILGTGFDCEIYVQRGGGAYICGEETALLESLEGKRGNPRLKPPFPAVKGLWERPTVVNNVESIAAIVPIIDITGAEYAKIGIGRSTGTKLISACGNINKPGVYEIDMTITVEEFIYSEEYCGGIPNGKKLKACIPGGSSVPIVPANLLLKTVNGEPRYMNYESLADGGFATGTMMGSGGFIVLDEDQCVVEHTMTLARFYHHESCGQCTPCREGTGWMHKILKKIEKGEGKMEDIDLLWDIQRKIEGNTICPLGDAAAWPVAAAIRHFRDEFEWHVKNPELCLTQNYGLANYADPIPVAASN
- a CDS encoding NADH-quinone oxidoreductase subunit NuoE family protein is translated as MSETIAFKPESLQQVHKIIARYPEGKQKSALLPVLHIAQKEFGGWLDVPVMDYVAELLSIKPIEVYEVATFYTMFNMKPVGKYVLEVCRTGPCMVSGSEKILDHIRTKLNIKDGETTADGMFTLKPAECLGACGYAPMLQLGKFYHENLTIEKVDEILDLCREGQVDLG
- the nuoD gene encoding NADH dehydrogenase (quinone) subunit D — its product is MKDNSLSNILNQHESKEQIDGQLYTLNLGPTHPATHGIFQNVLTMDGERILHAEQTVGYIHRAFEKISERRNYSQITTLTDRMNYCSAPINNLGWHMTVEKLIGIKVPKRVDYMRVILMELARIGDHLICNGVTGMDAGAITGLTYMFIERERIYDMYEQICGARMTTNMGRIGGFERDFTPKFHELLKDFLKTFPARFAEFGQLLERNRIFMDRTIGAGAISAERALSYGFTGPNLRAAGVDYDVRVAEPYSSYEDFDFIIPVGTAGDTYDRFMVRQQEIWESLKIINQAYDNLPEGPFHADVPDFYLPEKADVYQKMEALIYHFKIVMGETDVPKGEVYHAVEGGNGELGFYLVSDGGRTPYRLHFRRPCFIYYQAYPEMITGSVISDAIVTMCSMNIIAGELDA